One genomic window of Haloferax mediterranei ATCC 33500 includes the following:
- a CDS encoding 4Fe-4S ferredoxin N-terminal domain-containing protein, with the protein MRDLQQPRLTPLPEWEAEAKQILDGVDYDADLGLRMARDAIRVSNGELTDEAFHEKYHEEVLAEFGEDSRPTRPEGFDDGGR; encoded by the coding sequence ATGAGGGACCTCCAACAGCCGAGACTGACACCACTCCCGGAGTGGGAAGCCGAGGCCAAGCAGATTCTGGACGGCGTCGACTACGACGCCGATTTAGGATTACGCATGGCCCGTGACGCGATTCGTGTCTCAAACGGCGAGCTAACCGACGAAGCGTTCCACGAGAAGTACCACGAGGAGGTCCTCGCCGAGTTCGGCGAGGACAGCCGCCCGACGCGTCCAGAGGGATTCGATGATGGCGGACGGTGA
- a CDS encoding molybdopterin-dependent oxidoreductase produces MADGDGVYRRDVLKASSAAAVALGLGGGGYISSLAQTGDEPFSQQNPGIDSFVGQDEVIKTACAPNCRGKCPLEAHVRDGRVRKIEPQVPEDERYKRACTLGLSHTQRVYNSTRLKYPMRRVGWSPDDPNPEGRGDDAEFERITWDEALDHIASEMEDAREQYGPESVYFETGSGDNGISATIQSRLSSLFGGTQMTWSIDINVGLGFRRLSGGGFFNVPTNEVADWKNANTVIVWGSDIFASQLQQDASKLLDAVENGAKLVCVDPVFTNTAAKADLWLPVKPGKDTPLTLAMIKTVLDEETYDTEFLRERSLAPALVRSDNGKLLDASEVVEGVTEDRPVAIDETTGEPVALEPETYGEYALFGEYTVGGVTCQTAMTMLESFVADYDPDEIASEVGIQAQNIRTAARWLATRGPGGIASGYGIDRYKYGHIFGQAYAILLALTGDYGRHGSLQGSHPAGGSYNDGGYGSVEDGAGTTVLPQTKILTAMESGDPHQLKVMYAQESNFIANQLPDRQRWLEAAKNLDLIAVADMHHTPTVQHADIILPASHWFEREDVVTTWGGHPHIMYRQPAHDPLWEAKSDHWMLVRLAERLGYGDYFIRDKSETLKTMLKHDDVVDYETLKRQGTVKVNTPTVKFKGEFNTPSGRLEIYDEDAPTENGVSLEFPKPMESRTADDWETADDYPLTFIQKHSKWRIHSQYEYQNWLREINPEPQLDINPKDAKARGIEDSDYVRVHNDRGEMVVKAKLNEAIQPGLVNTDQGWWGSDYVRGHHNDLTHTDVCEVTGNFAFYDVRVEVEPAPDDIDTSKYADNQPTGVNKPVAGAGGD; encoded by the coding sequence ATGGCGGACGGTGATGGTGTCTACCGCCGCGACGTCCTGAAGGCGAGTAGCGCCGCCGCCGTCGCACTCGGCCTCGGCGGGGGCGGATACATTTCGTCGCTGGCCCAGACGGGCGACGAACCGTTCTCGCAGCAAAACCCCGGCATCGACAGTTTCGTCGGGCAGGACGAGGTCATCAAGACCGCGTGCGCCCCTAACTGCCGTGGCAAGTGCCCGTTAGAGGCGCACGTCCGCGACGGACGCGTCCGAAAGATCGAACCGCAGGTTCCCGAAGACGAGCGGTACAAGCGCGCCTGTACGCTCGGCCTGTCTCACACACAGCGCGTCTACAACTCCACGCGCTTGAAATACCCGATGCGTCGTGTCGGTTGGTCGCCGGACGACCCGAACCCGGAGGGCCGCGGTGACGACGCCGAATTCGAGCGCATCACGTGGGACGAAGCCCTCGACCACATCGCGTCGGAGATGGAAGACGCGCGCGAACAGTACGGTCCCGAGAGCGTCTACTTCGAAACCGGCTCCGGTGACAACGGTATCAGCGCGACGATACAGAGCCGTCTCTCGTCCCTCTTCGGTGGGACGCAGATGACGTGGTCTATCGACATCAACGTCGGTCTCGGATTCCGTCGCCTCTCCGGCGGCGGTTTCTTCAACGTCCCGACGAACGAGGTCGCCGACTGGAAAAACGCGAACACGGTCATCGTCTGGGGGTCGGACATCTTCGCCAGCCAACTGCAGCAAGATGCGTCGAAGCTCCTCGATGCCGTCGAAAACGGGGCGAAACTCGTTTGCGTCGACCCGGTGTTCACCAACACCGCGGCCAAAGCGGACCTGTGGTTGCCGGTCAAACCCGGCAAAGACACGCCGCTGACGCTGGCGATGATCAAGACTGTTCTCGACGAAGAGACCTACGACACCGAGTTCCTCCGCGAGCGGTCGCTCGCTCCGGCGCTTGTCCGCTCGGACAACGGCAAACTGCTCGACGCGAGCGAGGTCGTCGAGGGCGTCACCGAGGACCGCCCGGTCGCCATCGACGAAACGACGGGCGAACCGGTCGCACTCGAACCCGAGACGTACGGCGAGTACGCGCTCTTCGGGGAGTACACCGTCGGCGGGGTTACCTGCCAGACGGCCATGACGATGCTCGAATCGTTCGTCGCCGACTACGACCCGGACGAAATCGCCAGCGAGGTCGGCATCCAAGCCCAGAACATCCGGACGGCCGCACGGTGGCTTGCGACCCGCGGCCCCGGCGGAATCGCGTCTGGGTACGGTATCGACCGGTACAAGTACGGTCATATCTTTGGGCAGGCGTACGCCATCCTACTGGCGCTCACCGGCGACTACGGTCGCCACGGGAGCCTTCAGGGAAGCCACCCCGCAGGCGGTTCCTACAACGACGGTGGCTACGGCTCGGTGGAAGACGGCGCCGGCACGACCGTCCTCCCACAGACAAAAATTCTCACAGCCATGGAGTCGGGCGACCCGCACCAACTGAAGGTGATGTACGCCCAGGAATCGAACTTCATCGCCAACCAGCTCCCCGACCGACAACGCTGGCTGGAGGCGGCGAAGAACCTCGACCTCATCGCCGTGGCGGACATGCACCACACGCCGACCGTCCAGCACGCGGATATCATCCTGCCCGCGTCGCACTGGTTCGAGCGTGAGGACGTCGTCACGACGTGGGGTGGCCACCCGCACATCATGTATCGCCAGCCGGCACACGACCCGCTGTGGGAGGCGAAATCCGACCACTGGATGCTCGTCCGCCTCGCCGAACGGCTCGGGTACGGCGACTACTTCATCCGCGACAAGTCGGAGACGCTGAAGACGATGTTGAAACACGACGACGTCGTCGACTACGAGACGCTCAAGAGACAAGGTACGGTCAAGGTCAACACCCCGACGGTCAAGTTCAAAGGCGAGTTCAACACGCCGTCGGGTCGGCTGGAGATATACGACGAAGACGCGCCGACGGAAAACGGGGTCTCCCTCGAATTCCCGAAACCGATGGAGAGTCGGACCGCCGACGACTGGGAGACTGCGGACGACTACCCACTGACGTTCATCCAGAAGCACTCGAAGTGGCGCATCCACTCGCAGTACGAGTACCAAAACTGGCTTCGTGAGATTAACCCTGAGCCGCAGCTCGACATCAACCCCAAAGATGCGAAGGCACGCGGTATCGAGGACAGCGACTACGTCCGCGTCCACAACGACCGCGGCGAGATGGTCGTCAAAGCGAAGCTGAACGAAGCTATCCAACCCGGCTTAGTCAACACCGATCAGGGTTGGTGGGGTAGCGACTACGTTCGCGGCCACCACAACGACCTGACGCACACCGATGTCTGCGAAGTGACCGGCAACTTCGCGTTCTACGACGTGCGGGTCGAGGTCGAACCGGCCCCGGACGATATCGACACGAGCAAATACGCGGATAACCAGCCGACCGGGGTCAACAAACCCGTCGCTGGGGCAGGAGGTGACTAA
- a CDS encoding molybdopterin-dependent oxidoreductase, protein MSVPRFPTHEAFPLTTPIHVRGDRQVSLSGADLATFPTDECTVTVKCASGTRHTATWTGIPVLDLLSEADLSDETTHVLVESDDGYRICIDVYAALDGLLAFARDGTPIADEKSYETRFIAPSIDGSRTAKDVQSIEARQLDPGTDPETLEDIFKKP, encoded by the coding sequence ATGTCTGTACCACGGTTCCCTACTCACGAGGCGTTTCCGCTTACAACCCCGATTCACGTGAGGGGTGACAGACAGGTCTCGCTGTCCGGTGCTGACCTTGCGACGTTCCCCACCGACGAGTGCACGGTGACGGTGAAGTGTGCCTCGGGGACGCGTCATACCGCCACGTGGACCGGGATTCCAGTCCTCGACCTGCTGTCGGAAGCCGACCTCTCGGACGAGACGACCCACGTCCTCGTCGAAAGCGACGACGGCTATCGAATCTGCATCGACGTCTATGCGGCGCTCGATGGCCTGCTCGCGTTCGCCCGCGACGGGACGCCGATTGCCGACGAGAAGTCGTACGAAACCCGATTTATCGCGCCCAGTATCGACGGTTCTCGGACGGCGAAGGATGTCCAGTCAATCGAGGCCCGACAGCTTGACCCCGGAACCGACCCCGAGACGCTCGAAGATATCTTCAAGAAACCCTGA
- the nrfD gene encoding NrfD/PsrC family molybdoenzyme membrane anchor subunit produces the protein MSRQTVSSRFAIPAFGSTGKLWLGLLSVLVVAGVAAWMYQLTTGLVATGMRNVFSWGLYIMMFVLFVGLSAGGLIISSAPKFFHSHRYEGFARLGVLVSLACITVAGLLILPDIGRPERIYQFFTSPDFRSPMVWDFAIVILYGVLNLWYLWLLTRRDLAARGSKLAFGVSDTEAGRKRDRKLMFWTAAIALPTAVALHSVTGWIFATQIGRGDWFSPLVAPVFIAKALVSGLGLLLVVSILADRFTKFSVNREELTSLGKVLGIFLAFHVVYLLAAERLPHAWADHFEFWAITSGFLVGESAYFWLWTVVGGAIPLALLSVPSLRKRVSVIFTAGLLAVFGTMFEGIRLVFTGYDVANIDAAPGISVGAGYNGVTTDIWATAGTYTPTLVEVTITLGIVALGAIIVTLGLRYIPMEQFDTQSTPDTHGVEPAHATDGGEPTTLSEGER, from the coding sequence ATGTCCAGACAGACCGTCTCATCACGGTTTGCGATTCCAGCGTTCGGGAGCACCGGGAAGCTATGGTTAGGTCTCCTCAGCGTGCTCGTGGTCGCGGGCGTCGCCGCGTGGATGTACCAACTCACCACCGGGTTGGTCGCGACGGGAATGCGCAACGTGTTCTCGTGGGGGCTGTACATCATGATGTTCGTCCTGTTCGTCGGGCTGTCGGCGGGCGGACTCATCATTTCGAGCGCCCCGAAGTTCTTCCACTCGCACCGATACGAAGGATTCGCACGCCTCGGTGTCTTGGTGAGTCTCGCGTGTATCACCGTCGCCGGGCTGTTAATCCTGCCCGACATCGGTCGCCCAGAGCGTATCTATCAGTTTTTCACCTCGCCGGACTTCCGGTCGCCGATGGTGTGGGACTTTGCCATCGTCATCCTCTACGGGGTGCTCAACCTCTGGTACCTGTGGTTGCTGACTCGGCGTGACCTCGCGGCTCGCGGCTCGAAGTTAGCCTTCGGCGTCTCGGATACGGAGGCCGGTCGCAAACGCGACCGTAAGCTCATGTTCTGGACCGCAGCCATCGCGCTGCCGACCGCCGTCGCGCTCCACTCGGTCACCGGGTGGATTTTCGCGACGCAAATCGGTCGCGGTGACTGGTTTAGCCCGCTCGTCGCGCCGGTGTTCATCGCAAAGGCGCTCGTCTCCGGCCTCGGCCTGCTGTTGGTCGTGTCCATCCTCGCAGACCGGTTCACGAAGTTCAGCGTCAACCGCGAGGAACTCACCAGCCTCGGGAAGGTGCTCGGTATCTTCCTCGCGTTCCACGTGGTCTACCTGCTCGCTGCCGAGCGACTCCCGCACGCGTGGGCGGACCACTTCGAGTTCTGGGCAATCACCAGCGGCTTCCTCGTCGGCGAATCGGCCTACTTCTGGCTGTGGACCGTCGTCGGCGGGGCGATTCCGCTCGCCTTACTGTCGGTGCCGTCGCTCCGCAAGCGCGTGTCGGTTATCTTCACGGCCGGTCTGCTGGCGGTCTTCGGGACGATGTTCGAGGGTATCCGCCTCGTCTTCACGGGCTACGACGTGGCGAACATCGACGCCGCACCGGGTATCTCCGTGGGTGCTGGATACAACGGCGTCACCACCGATATTTGGGCGACTGCGGGGACGTACACGCCCACGCTCGTCGAAGTTACCATCACGCTCGGCATCGTCGCACTTGGTGCGATAATCGTCACGCTCGGGCTTCGGTACATTCCGATGGAGCAGTTCGACACGCAGTCGACTCCCGACACCCACGGTGTCGAACCGGCTCACGCGACTGACGGCGGCGAACCAACGACCCTCTCGGAGGGAGAACGATGA
- the dsrO gene encoding sulfate reduction electron transfer complex DsrMKJOP subunit DsrO, translating to MTKYGLVIDQERCIGCHACAVTCKQENNVPMGQYWNRVLTEGGDKIDTPAGTYPEHGEDGTLDMGYQPTACQHCENAPCVKVCPVNATYTRDDGIVEIDYDKCIGCRYCMAACPYNARVFNWEESKTIPEEGTGDVPARPQGVVEKCTFCSHRVDEGLDPACVVNCPADARIFGDLDNEESTVSRYIKKYETHRLLEDRGTDPKTYYIRGEMSPGRPQTSDKMESELDEEDLSTWTPPEEPSADESSGAGASHGSVSADAMPHVPVVNNGGDD from the coding sequence ATGACGAAATACGGACTCGTAATCGACCAAGAGCGATGTATCGGCTGTCACGCGTGTGCAGTCACGTGTAAACAAGAGAACAACGTCCCGATGGGACAGTATTGGAACCGCGTCCTCACGGAAGGCGGCGACAAAATCGACACCCCGGCCGGGACGTACCCGGAACACGGCGAAGACGGCACGCTCGACATGGGCTACCAGCCGACGGCGTGCCAACACTGTGAGAACGCACCCTGTGTCAAAGTGTGTCCGGTCAACGCGACCTACACCCGCGACGACGGAATCGTCGAAATCGACTACGACAAGTGTATCGGGTGCCGGTACTGCATGGCCGCCTGTCCGTACAACGCACGGGTGTTCAACTGGGAAGAATCCAAGACGATTCCCGAGGAAGGGACCGGTGACGTTCCGGCCCGTCCGCAGGGCGTCGTCGAGAAGTGTACCTTCTGTAGCCACCGCGTCGACGAGGGCCTCGACCCCGCCTGTGTCGTGAACTGTCCCGCCGATGCTCGTATCTTCGGCGACCTCGACAACGAGGAAAGCACCGTCTCGCGGTACATCAAGAAGTACGAAACCCACCGACTGCTCGAAGACCGCGGCACCGACCCGAAGACGTACTACATCCGCGGGGAGATGAGTCCCGGTCGACCGCAGACCTCGGACAAGATGGAGAGCGAACTCGACGAAGAAGACCTCTCTACGTGGACGCCCCCGGAGGAACCATCGGCGGATGAGTCGAGCGGTGCCGGCGCAAGTCACGGCTCGGTCTCGGCCGATGCGATGCCACACGTTCCGGTCGTGAACAACGGAGGTGACGACTAA
- a CDS encoding TorD/DmsD family molecular chaperone — protein sequence MSNPTAETPETPETQPDSPSGTQSESAESFDSEVAATYAVLTTCWREPTDHLVSVLERGELTPLFGSLDEVDGRDLRSEYARLFIGPAGPPCPPYESVYRDGDGDDFGPVMGPATIAVDHWYRSFGLENAPEQADLPDHIATELEFCAHLASEGRDDRLEQFLDEHPRAWTTAFLDRVEAETNEPFYASLAATTREVLQR from the coding sequence ATGAGCAATCCAACGGCTGAAACCCCTGAAACACCTGAAACCCAACCCGACAGCCCATCCGGCACACAGTCGGAATCTGCTGAGTCGTTCGACTCGGAGGTCGCGGCGACGTATGCCGTCCTCACCACGTGCTGGCGCGAGCCGACCGACCACCTCGTTTCGGTCCTCGAACGCGGCGAGCTGACGCCGCTTTTCGGGTCGCTCGACGAGGTTGACGGACGCGACCTTCGAAGCGAGTACGCCCGATTGTTCATCGGGCCGGCCGGCCCGCCGTGTCCGCCGTACGAGAGCGTCTACCGCGACGGCGACGGCGACGACTTCGGACCAGTCATGGGTCCCGCGACGATTGCGGTCGACCACTGGTATCGCTCCTTCGGTCTCGAAAACGCTCCCGAGCAGGCGGACCTGCCGGACCACATCGCAACCGAACTGGAGTTCTGTGCCCACCTCGCGTCGGAGGGGAGGGACGACCGCCTCGAACAGTTCCTCGACGAACACCCCCGGGCTTGGACGACGGCGTTCCTCGACCGGGTCGAAGCCGAGACGAACGAGCCGTTCTACGCGTCGCTGGCAGCGACGACGCGCGAGGTGCTCCAACGGTAG
- the mobA gene encoding molybdenum cofactor guanylyltransferase, which translates to MTDHPLDVTGVVLAGGQSRRFEAGDKALATLGDDPLLKRVVGTLRAVTGRPPIVAVRTPEQQARLSTVLPTAWDVRFVQDAESLSGPVAGVTAACAEAETPWLFVAGCDMPLLEPRAISALFDKAAQDSARTASAIVPRSEGGYHEPLHALYRCSAVRNIASALSTGDGFGVLLKQLADVDYVPFADLPRAVRTSVTNVNTCRELERIAAPCEANQ; encoded by the coding sequence ATGACCGACCATCCGCTCGATGTGACCGGTGTCGTCCTCGCTGGAGGACAGAGCCGCCGCTTCGAAGCCGGAGACAAAGCCCTTGCCACGCTCGGCGACGACCCGCTTTTGAAACGCGTGGTCGGTACTCTCCGCGCCGTGACGGGACGACCTCCTATCGTCGCTGTCCGAACGCCTGAGCAGCAAGCGCGACTGTCGACTGTGCTTCCGACAGCGTGGGACGTTCGATTCGTACAGGATGCGGAGTCACTTTCGGGTCCAGTCGCCGGTGTGACGGCGGCCTGTGCGGAAGCCGAAACGCCGTGGCTCTTCGTGGCCGGGTGTGATATGCCGCTTCTCGAACCGCGAGCCATCAGCGCATTGTTCGACAAAGCTGCGCAGGACTCCGCCCGAACCGCCTCCGCGATTGTTCCGCGTTCGGAAGGTGGCTACCACGAACCGCTGCACGCCCTGTATCGGTGCTCGGCGGTCCGCAACATTGCTTCCGCGCTCTCGACGGGTGACGGGTTCGGCGTCCTGCTGAAGCAACTCGCCGATGTCGACTACGTGCCGTTTGCCGACCTGCCGCGAGCGGTCCGAACCTCGGTGACGAACGTCAATACGTGTCGAGAACTCGAACGAATCGCAGCGCCGTGCGAGGCGAACCAATGA